In Microbacterium sp. 1.5R, the following are encoded in one genomic region:
- a CDS encoding glutathione peroxidase, translating to MTDPAVRSIPFTDADGNEKTLDDLGADVVLVVNVASKCGLTPQYEQLEELQRLYGDRGFSVVGFPCNQFFGQEPGSVDQILEFCSTTYGVTFPINDKVKVNGKNATDLYKTLKETPDAGGKAGRVEWNFEKFLVLPDGEVVRFRPKQKPNDPEIVGAIEAALTR from the coding sequence ATGACCGATCCCGCAGTCCGTTCCATCCCCTTCACAGACGCCGACGGCAACGAGAAGACACTCGATGATCTGGGTGCCGATGTCGTCCTCGTGGTGAACGTCGCCTCGAAGTGCGGCCTCACTCCGCAGTACGAGCAGCTCGAGGAGCTGCAGCGCCTGTACGGCGACCGCGGGTTCAGCGTCGTCGGGTTCCCCTGCAACCAGTTCTTCGGGCAGGAGCCGGGATCGGTCGATCAGATCCTGGAGTTCTGCTCGACCACGTACGGTGTGACCTTCCCGATCAACGACAAGGTGAAGGTCAACGGCAAGAACGCCACCGATCTCTACAAGACGCTCAAGGAGACCCCGGATGCCGGCGGCAAGGCGGGTCGCGTCGAGTGGAACTTCGAGAAGTTCCTGGTGCTTCCCGACGGAGAGGTCGTCCGCTTCCGCCCGAAGCAGAAGCCGAACGACCCCGAGATCGTCGGCGCGATCGAAGCCGCGCTGACCCGCTAG